One genomic window of Luteitalea pratensis includes the following:
- a CDS encoding MFS transporter, translating into MARANVRGLRWWMIGLVMLGAIINYLTRSTLAVAAPTLLEDLRISTREYSWIVGTFQVAIMFQPVCGYVLDVLGLKRGLAIFATAWSLISMAHGLAHNWQMFAVLRGLLGFAEGSANPAGMKATAEWFPARERGLAGGVYNIGASVGSMLAPPLVVWAILTYNWQTAFVITGVLGLIWVVLWVWLYKAPDTHPSLSAEERAYIAAGQEAHLRDDGRRPSIAHIARQRNFWGIALPRFLADPTWGTLTFWVPLYLSTVRHFDLKQIALFAWMPFLAADLGCLFGGVLVMWLQKRGITLINARRWAFTLGACLMMGMGFVGVVASPYTAIALLSLGGFAHQTLSVTVITMSSDLFKRSEVATVAGMAGTFGNAGLLIFSLLIGGLVATVGYTPFFIGLAVLDLAGAALLWILVKDPAAAELQSGPAALARP; encoded by the coding sequence TGGATGATCGGCCTGGTGATGCTGGGGGCCATCATCAACTACCTGACCCGCAGCACGCTCGCCGTCGCGGCCCCGACGCTGCTCGAGGACCTGCGGATCTCCACCCGCGAGTACTCCTGGATCGTGGGCACCTTCCAGGTCGCCATCATGTTCCAGCCGGTCTGCGGCTACGTCCTGGACGTGCTCGGCCTCAAGCGCGGCCTGGCGATCTTCGCCACGGCGTGGTCGCTCATCAGCATGGCGCATGGTCTGGCGCACAACTGGCAGATGTTCGCCGTGCTGCGCGGCTTGCTGGGCTTTGCGGAAGGATCGGCGAACCCCGCCGGCATGAAGGCCACCGCGGAGTGGTTCCCGGCCAGGGAGCGCGGCCTCGCCGGCGGCGTCTACAACATCGGCGCCTCGGTCGGATCGATGCTCGCGCCGCCGCTGGTGGTGTGGGCGATCCTGACCTACAACTGGCAGACCGCGTTTGTCATCACCGGCGTGCTGGGCCTGATCTGGGTCGTCCTCTGGGTGTGGCTGTACAAGGCGCCCGACACCCATCCGTCGCTGTCCGCCGAGGAGCGCGCCTACATCGCTGCGGGCCAGGAGGCGCACCTGCGCGACGACGGCCGGCGTCCGTCAATCGCACACATCGCGCGCCAGCGCAATTTCTGGGGCATCGCCCTGCCGCGCTTCCTGGCGGACCCGACGTGGGGCACGCTGACGTTCTGGGTGCCGCTCTACCTGAGCACGGTGCGGCACTTCGACCTGAAGCAGATTGCGCTATTCGCGTGGATGCCGTTCCTGGCCGCGGACCTGGGGTGTCTCTTCGGCGGCGTCCTCGTGATGTGGCTCCAGAAGCGCGGCATCACGCTCATCAACGCGCGCCGCTGGGCCTTCACCCTCGGCGCCTGCCTGATGATGGGCATGGGGTTTGTCGGCGTCGTCGCAAGCCCGTATACGGCCATCGCGCTGTTAAGCCTGGGCGGCTTCGCGCACCAGACGTTGTCGGTGACGGTCATCACGATGTCGTCCGACCTGTTCAAGCGCAGCGAAGTCGCGACTGTCGCCGGCATGGCCGGGACGTTCGGCAACGCGGGACTATTGATCTTCTCGCTGCTCATCGGCGGCCTGGTCGCCACCGTCGGCTACACGCCATTCTTCATCGGCCTGGCCGTGCTCGATCTCGCCGGCGCCGCGCTGCTGTGGATCCTGGTGAAGGATCCCGCGGCGGCGGAACTTCAGTCCGGTCCTGCCGCCCTCGCACGGCCCTGA
- a CDS encoding glycoside hydrolase family 43 protein, with translation MGQNDAIIRNPILTGFNPDPSIVRVGEDYYVATSTFEWYPGVQIHHSRDLVHWRLLTRPLERASQLNMLGDPDSCGVWAPCLTHADGLFHLVYTDVKRYGRTTVGGASGASLRDFHNYLVTSPRIDGEWSDPVHLNSSGFDPSLFHNDDGRKYVVNMLWDHRPGKNRFAGIVSQEYSPAERRLLGERRLIFEGTPIGFTEAPHLYKRDGYYYLLTAEGGTGWGHAVTMARSRALTGPYELHPDTYILTARHRPDAGLQRAGHADLVETPDGRTFIVYLCGRPIPNRGRCTLGRETAIQPMTWGTDGWLRSADGDGLPALSVAAPGLPAHPFPAAPVREDFDGPDLPIDFQWLRSPWPEELFSLTARQGHLRLYGRETPGSLFRQALVARRQQAHCFSASTVMDCEPAHFQQMAGLICYYGGTKFHYLYVSHDDALGRCLRVMSALPDSPAADAFTVPIAIPPGPIELRVEVDFERLHFAYRVAGVEWTWLPQMFDASILSDEATSPGLPNFTGAFVGMACHDMAGTALPADFDWFEYRERQYRTDPA, from the coding sequence ATGGGACAGAACGACGCCATCATCCGCAACCCAATCCTGACGGGTTTCAACCCCGACCCGTCGATCGTGCGCGTCGGCGAGGATTACTACGTCGCGACCTCCACGTTCGAGTGGTATCCCGGTGTGCAGATCCACCACTCGCGCGATCTGGTGCACTGGCGACTCCTGACGCGGCCGCTCGAGCGCGCGAGCCAGTTGAACATGCTCGGCGATCCGGACTCCTGCGGCGTCTGGGCGCCGTGCCTGACGCATGCCGACGGCCTGTTCCATCTCGTGTACACCGACGTCAAGCGCTACGGTCGCACGACGGTCGGCGGTGCGTCGGGCGCCTCGCTCCGCGACTTCCACAACTATCTGGTGACCAGCCCGCGGATCGACGGCGAGTGGAGCGATCCGGTGCATCTGAACAGCAGCGGCTTCGACCCGTCGCTGTTCCACAACGACGACGGGCGGAAGTACGTGGTCAACATGCTTTGGGATCACCGGCCCGGAAAGAATCGGTTTGCCGGCATCGTCTCGCAGGAGTACTCACCCGCGGAGCGCCGTCTCCTGGGCGAGCGCCGCCTGATCTTCGAGGGGACGCCCATCGGGTTCACCGAGGCGCCACACCTCTACAAGCGAGACGGCTACTACTACCTGCTGACCGCCGAGGGCGGCACCGGCTGGGGGCACGCGGTGACCATGGCCCGGTCGCGCGCGCTGACGGGGCCGTACGAGCTGCACCCCGACACCTACATCCTGACCGCGCGTCACCGGCCAGACGCCGGGCTGCAGCGCGCTGGCCACGCCGACCTCGTGGAGACGCCAGACGGCCGGACCTTCATCGTGTACCTGTGCGGCCGGCCCATCCCGAACCGGGGCCGCTGCACGCTCGGCCGCGAGACCGCGATCCAGCCGATGACGTGGGGCACCGACGGCTGGCTGCGCAGCGCGGACGGCGATGGGCTGCCGGCGCTGTCCGTAGCGGCGCCTGGTCTCCCCGCGCACCCGTTCCCCGCTGCGCCGGTGCGCGAGGACTTCGACGGCCCGGATCTGCCGATCGACTTCCAGTGGCTGCGCTCGCCGTGGCCCGAGGAACTGTTCAGCCTCACCGCGCGCCAGGGACACCTGCGGCTGTACGGCCGCGAAACGCCGGGCAGCCTGTTCCGGCAGGCGCTGGTCGCGCGGCGACAGCAGGCACACTGCTTCAGCGCGTCCACGGTGATGGATTGCGAGCCGGCGCACTTCCAGCAGATGGCGGGCCTCATCTGCTACTACGGCGGCACGAAGTTCCACTACCTCTACGTGTCACACGACGACGCGCTCGGTCGGTGCCTGCGCGTGATGTCCGCGCTGCCGGACTCGCCGGCCGCCGACGCGTTTACGGTCCCCATCGCGATTCCGCCCGGGCCGATCGAACTGCGGGTGGAGGTGGATTTCGAGCGCCTCCACTTCGCGTATCGCGTGGCGGGCGTCGAGTGGACCTGGCTCCCGCAGATGTTCGACGCCAGCATCCTCTCCGACGAGGCGACCTCGCCGGGGTTGCCGAACTTCACCGGCGCGTTCGTCGGGATGGCGTGCCACGATATGGCGGGCACGGCGCTTCCGGCGGACTTCGACTGGTTCGAGTACCGGGAGCGCCAGTACCGCACGGATCCCGCGTAA